A stretch of the Corvus moneduloides isolate bCorMon1 chromosome 8, bCorMon1.pri, whole genome shotgun sequence genome encodes the following:
- the LOC116447429 gene encoding uncharacterized protein LOC116447429: MAAPAQGPSARARLRSAAPGEAFAGRQRHPPAGTSPGRNSRARAIHEPLEPAPHRSQRLCQLPFLQQPVCSLPFLPGSGQDNVSALKHSSPACRGLSQGPHNPLRSRPLLPVCATRDLSDQALYPSIACCGRRWGPLRSRRCCGATPRVRAGPQPRGRGQGRGRAVGAGRAGGCCPGALGAAARKEPERGCSPREGERLQRSSAVPEAGQRQHRVPVTVAGRGGRMLERAELEQEREAAIAELERLKIQEEEERKLEEQRQAQLEKEREELELQNKEAEMHLQQEDEEENEKTIPDDIDGSGTPTSSKAEKPDESEQSQTELSTVTEEESTN; encoded by the exons ATGGCCGCGCCGGCGCAGGGCCCCTCGGCCCGGGCACGGCTGCGCTCTGCGGCCCCGGGCGAGGCGTTCGCGGGGCGCCAGCGACACCCCCCGGCCGGAACGTCCCCCGGCCGGAACAGCCGCGCCCGCGCAATCCACGAACCGCTGGAGCCGGCTCCTCACCGCTCACAGCgcctctgccagctgccttTCCTTCAGCAGCCCGTCTGCAGCCTTCCATTTCTGCCAGGGAGCGGCCAAGATAACGTTAGCGCACTTAAGC attcttctccagcctgtcgAGGTCTCTCTCAAGGGCCACATAACCCTCTACGGTCTCGGCCCCTTCTCCCGGTTTGTGCCACCAGGGACCTTTCCGACCAGGCCCTTTATCCCTCCATCGCCTGCTGCGGGCGGCGCTGGGGGCCGCTGCGCTCGCGGCGCTGTTGCGGGGCAACGCCGCGCGTTCGGGCGGGGCCGcagccgcggggccggggccagggccggggccgggcggtaggagcggggcgggccgggggctgctGTCCCggggctctgggagctgctgccaggaaggAGCCAGAGCGGGGCTGCTCTCCGAGGGAAGGCGAGCGGCTACAGCGCAGCTCCGCGGTGCCAGAAGCAGGGCAGCGACAGCACCGGGTCCCAGTGACTGTCGCGGGGCGAGGCGGG AGAATGCTGgagagagctgagctggaacaAGAACGGGAGGCAGCCATAGCTGAACTTGAAAGGTTAAAAAtccaggaagaagaggagcgGAAACTTGAAGAGCAACGTCag GCTCAGCTGGAAAAAGAGCGTGAGGAGTTGGAACTGCAGAATAAAGAAGCTGAAATGCACTTGCAGCAGGAAGATGAAGAG gaaaatgaaaagacaatACCTGACGATATAGATGGATCTGGAACACCTACTTCATCCAAAGCTGAGAAGCCAGATGAGAGTGAACAG AGCCAAACAGAGCTCTCAACAGtaacagaagaagaaagtaCCAACTGA
- the EXOSC3 gene encoding exosome complex component RRP40, with protein sequence MAAERGMAAEAFVGQVVLPGDLLLLPAHYDEDAEGERLRLSAGAAPQGRLLCGPGLRRSGAGLLVTKCGLLRHRPAGGGAYWVDSQQKRYVPVKGDHVIGIVTAKAGDVFRLDVGGSEPASLSYLAFEGATKRNRPNVQVGDLVYGQFVVANKDMEPEMVCIDSSGKSSGMGLIGQDGFLFKVSLGLIRKLLAPKCEIIQELSQLYPFELVLGMNGRIWVKAKTVQQTLIIVNILEACEYMTAEQRKQALAKLSGN encoded by the exons ATGGCAGCGGAGCGCGGCATGGCGGCCGAGGCCTTCGTGGGGCAGGTGGTGCTGCCCGGGgatctcctgctgctccccgcGCACTACGACGAGGACGCGGAGGGCGAGCGGCTGCGGCTGAGCGCGGGCGCGGCGCCGCAGGGGCGGCTGCTCtgcgggccggggctgcggcgcagcggggccgggctgctGGTGACCAAGTGCGGGCTGCTGCGGCACCggcccgcgggcggcggcgcgtACTGGGTGGACTCGCAGCAGAAGCGG TACGTGCCGGTGAAGGGCGACCACGTTATAGGGATCGTGACGGCCAAAGCGGGGGATGTGTTCAGACTGGATGTGGGCGGCAGCGAGCCGGCGTCCCTGTCCTACCTGGCCTTCGAAGGCGCCACGAAGAGGAACAGGCCAAACGTGCAG GTGGGAGATCTTGTTTATGGTCAGTTCGTTGTAGCAAATAAAGACATGGAACCAGAGATGGTCTGTATAGACAGCAGTGGAAAATCAAGTGGAATGGGATTAATTGGACAAGATGGCTTCCTCTTTAAAGTTTCTTTAGGTCTAATAAGAAA GCTCTTGGCTCCCAAATGTGAAATAATTCAGGAGTTATCACAATTGTACCCATTTGAGCTGGTGCTGGGAATGAATGGAAGAATATGGGTAAAAGCAAAAACAGTTCAACAGACTTTAATTATAGTAAATATTTTGGAAGCCTGTGAGTATATGACtgcagaacagagaaaacaagcGCTTGCCAAACTGTCAGGGAACTGA